One window of Anabaena sphaerica FACHB-251 genomic DNA carries:
- a CDS encoding ABC transporter ATP-binding protein, with translation MSAVGIEVNNLNFLWPNGEQAIKSCSLKVPKGEFWMLLGTNGSGKSTLLRLIAGLLAPQSGEIGISPPVGFVFQNPDHQLVMPTVGADVAFGLVEEKLPPAMVRARVEEALGAVNLLSLQRRPIYALSGGQKQRVAIAGAIARHCEVLLLDEPTALLDPDSQLDLVASVRRLVKSRGITALWVTHRLDELNYCDGAFLLERGSLVDAGEAERLKQRLMTTNKETS, from the coding sequence ATGTCGGCAGTAGGCATTGAAGTTAATAATTTAAACTTCTTATGGCCGAATGGGGAGCAAGCAATCAAATCTTGCTCTCTCAAAGTCCCTAAAGGCGAATTTTGGATGCTTTTAGGTACTAATGGCAGTGGAAAATCAACTCTCCTCAGACTGATAGCTGGGTTATTAGCTCCCCAGTCTGGCGAAATTGGCATTTCACCCCCTGTTGGTTTTGTCTTCCAAAATCCTGATCATCAATTAGTTATGCCAACTGTTGGTGCTGATGTAGCTTTTGGATTGGTGGAAGAAAAATTACCTCCTGCTATGGTAAGAGCTAGGGTGGAGGAGGCTTTAGGGGCGGTAAATTTGCTGTCTTTACAACGTCGTCCTATCTATGCTCTTTCTGGTGGACAAAAACAGCGAGTAGCAATTGCTGGTGCGATCGCTCGTCACTGTGAAGTCTTATTATTAGATGAACCCACTGCTTTATTAGATCCAGATAGTCAACTAGATTTGGTAGCTAGTGTTCGTCGTTTGGTTAAAAGTCGTGGTATTACGGCTTTGTGGGTAACTCATCGTTTAGATGAGTTAAATTATTGTGATGGCGCTTTTTTATTAGAAAGAGGTTCTTTAGTCGATGCTGGAGAAGCTGAACGTCTCAAACAGCGACTGATGACAACAAACAAAGAAACCTCCTGA
- a CDS encoding NYN domain-containing protein — protein sequence MPRSIIPSILLVDGYNIIGAWPCLKKTRDDAGLEAARGELVEAITNYSAFQGYETQIVFDAQYQNTASNRETITDFLTVHYTDFGQTADTYIEKACAGLRHQIAQCLISRVIVATSDRAQQLMVQGYGAEWLSAQQLCGEVDSTVCRMRHRYQPRKQSKSRFLANAIDAKARQKLAQLRMGL from the coding sequence ATGCCCCGTTCTATCATTCCATCCATTTTGTTAGTGGATGGCTACAACATTATAGGTGCTTGGCCTTGCTTAAAAAAAACTCGTGATGATGCCGGACTAGAGGCAGCACGGGGGGAATTAGTTGAAGCTATAACCAATTATAGCGCGTTCCAAGGGTATGAAACTCAAATAGTTTTTGATGCCCAATATCAAAACACCGCCAGCAATAGAGAAACTATTACAGACTTTCTCACAGTTCATTACACAGATTTTGGCCAAACCGCAGACACTTATATAGAAAAAGCCTGTGCGGGTTTGCGTCACCAAATCGCACAATGTCTAATTTCTCGCGTCATTGTGGCTACATCAGACCGAGCGCAGCAATTGATGGTTCAGGGGTATGGTGCTGAATGGTTGTCAGCGCAACAACTATGCGGTGAAGTAGACTCTACGGTCTGTCGGATGCGTCACAGATATCAACCACGCAAACAATCCAAAAGCAGGTTTTTAGCTAA